TCGCCTAAGGTATACCTATCCAGCTATTCTGCAGATGGCGTAAGGACATCAATAAACCAGCTTGCCGATTATAAGGAGACCGGGAAAAAGGTCAAACTGTTTGTGAGGGCCACTGCAAGCGGTCTTTATAACCTTGACCTGGTTGATATTAATACCGACACCGTACAGTATAAATTTTACCTGATTGATCATTTCAAGAAAGACTCGCTTGATATAGGCAGATACAAATCATATGCCTTTAATATTGTAACTGCGGATACGGCTACTTTTGGGGGCAGCCGCTTTGAGTTATCTGTTCAGCAGCAACCGGCATCAAAATATCAGTTAGTTACCTTCACCGCTCAAAAAGCTACTGACGGCGTTTTAGTTACCTGGAGAACTTATAACGAGGGCAGCAATTATTTTTTTACTGTAGAAAAACAAGAAGCCGATGGCAGCGGTTATGCTCCTGTTTACCAGGTACAAAGCAATGGCGGTACTATTTATAAATACACCGATAAGTTACCTAACACAGGCAATAACGTTTACAGGTTAAAACAGGTTGATTTATTTGGCAATATTTCCTACTCAAACCCCGTAAGCATCTATTTTGATAAAAATGGAAACGCGGATATGTTTAGTGTTTATCCAAATCCAACAGCCGAGACTTTAAATGTAAATGTTACCAACGGCAAAATTACAACGGTTCCAACAGCCTATAAATTAAATATTTATGATATAACCGGGGCGCTTGTAGTTCAAAAAACATCTGTTAAAGATACCTGGAGTGAAAATGTGTCGCAGTTTATACCTGGCGTTTACATTGTTGAACTGAAAGATGCCGGTGGTAATTCGTTAGGTAAAGCAAAGTTTGTAAAGAAGTAAAAACCTTAATAAATGAAGATGGAAAGAGGCAGGTTTAGTTTAAATAGCTTAAAAAGGATATTAATATTTTCACTTCTGTTGGTAAGTCCACTCATCAGTAGGGGCCAAGCCGATGAAGGTTGTGGCGGCCAGGACCCCTATGATATAGCTTGCCCGCTTGATACCTGGGTTTTTTTACTTGTTATAGCAACGTGCTTATTTACCGTAATTTATTTACAGCGCAAAGGCAAATCCGCAGGCGGGTACGATAGGGTTATCAGTAACAACGAAAAATAGGATCAGAAAACCGTAATAATCCGGCCATTTTTTTAACGGGCTTAATAAAATAAGCTTTGTTAACCCACACAAATTTAAACATATCATTTTAATGACCCTGGGAGGGCACCGCCGCACCGCCTGCCTGGTTTGGTGGGGCCTGGTTATCAAAGTTGCCAGGAAAATTAACCTGGATGTCTTTTTGTCCCTTTGGTATTTCTATCCCCTCTTTATCAAATTCAATATAAATAGCACGCATTACACTGCTTTTCAAACTAAGCCATTTCGATATTTCGGCCGCCCAGAACCAGGCCCGGAATTCGATAGCTGTATCGCTGAAATTATAAAGAAAAACAGAAGGCGCCGGGGTTTTCATAATGTCGTCATTGCCCTCAATGATAGTTTTAAGTATTTGCTCGGCCTTTACCACGTCTGTTCCGTAAGCCACCCGGATAATTAGCTCAACACGGCGGTTATTGTTACTTAAAGTCCAGTTTACCACGTGTTGGGAAATAAGGTCGCCATTAGGAACAATAAGTTCAGATCCATCGCCGCATTCAATTTTACTCGATCGGATTCCAATTTCTTTAATTGTGCCCGATTTGCCGCTTACTTCAATAATATCGCCTACCTGTACAGGCTTTTCAAAAGCAAGTATTACACCCGATACCAGGTTGTTTACTATGTTTTGCAAACCAAAGCCTATACCAACGCCCAAAGCGCCAATAATAATGGTTACCCTATCCATTGGGATGCCCGCGGCGGTTATGGCCACAAAAAAGCCCACAACAAAAATGGTTAACCTGATAAGTAATATAGACGACCTGGTTTTTTTAGCTTGTGGTGTTAGTTTGGTTTGCTGGCCGGCAAAATCATAAAAGTAGCTTATTACCCGGGCTATCAACCCCGAAATCCAGATTACAATTACAAACACCAGTATACTGCGAAAAGTGAAAGCTGTGCTGCTTACCTGGTGCGGCGAGTTTAAAAAATCATTAACCTGGTCGTATATATAATCGTCGATGGTTAGGTTTTTAGCTAAAGCCACCAGCCATAATATTCCGGTTATTTTAATCAAAAAACCTTTTGACTTTTTCTGCAGCTCCTTAAAATCAAGAAAAGAGGTTAAGCTGTTTTCCGTTTTTTTATTGCCCTCTAACTGCAAAAACAAACTTTCCATTAATATTTGAAACAGTAAATAGAAGCCCATAGCCAGGCATAGGTTTAAAGTAGCGGTTACAGCTAATAATTTGGCCAGGCTAAACCGCCCGGCAATGTTTAACAATACCGAAAAAATATGTAACGCAATAAATATCTGTATAGCCCGGAGCGTGTATGGAGGGTACTCTTCTTTATTCCTTTTTACATCCTTAAGAAATTGCAACGAGTAATAAATAACCAGCGAAGATAATATGAGCAGCATAATCCTGTCGGGATAGGTAATAAGCACCATTAAACTGCTTGCGCACAAAAATATGGCAGCTGTAAACAAAACAACATAAAATTTATATAGCGGCCGTGGCCAGTTGTTTTTAATTAAAATACCAATGCTTGCCATCATAATCAAAAACATAGTATGTGCAAATGCCAGTGTAGCATGATCATACAGATAAGGAGATATAATGGCAAAAACGGTTAGTGTTGATAGATAAGGATGCTTGACAATATAATTTGTTTGCTCAAAAATGTCATTATACCCGGTGTTTAAACTGGCAATTTTTTTACGGCTGTTATATATCCAGGCAAAAAAAGCAACCAGTATCAACAGGTTTACCACGTGCCCAACGTAATTAGATTTGTTGGTTATAAAGTAAACGTAAAGCAGGGAAACCAGGCGGCTGGTTTTTGCAAAAGCAGTGCCTAAGTCATTCGGTGTTTTACTTTTATGGGGGTTCCAGATAAAGCCATATTCGTTTGTAAGCGCTTTAACAGTAAACTCGTGAATTTTTAAATCTATCCTGTCGTCAAGGTCTATTAGCAAAATAGAGAGGGCCGATATCCTGTTTTCGAGCAGGCCAATCCTGATCATGGATTTTTTTGCATTGCTATCTAAAGTTTGCCATTTTGCATCCAGGTCCTGCACCTGCACAATCGTTTTAGCTCTCAGGCTGCTATCGGATGGGGCATTTCGCAAAACGGTATCCGCTTTAAAGTCGGCTATCTTACCATGAATGGCATCAAGCTGATTATTGTAAATGGTTACCTGATCTTCCCAGGAGTCCATCTGGTTTTTAAGATGATCAATGATATCTCTTATGGTAACCAGGTTTCCTAAAGTAGATGAGCGGTCAATAGCATTACGCATCAAGGCCATCCGTTTTTCTAATGTTGGTAATTCCTGGCTAATCTCTAAAGTATCAAACCCGCGCGACAGGTCGGAATTGGTCTCGACGTATGAGGTGGTATAATCTTCAATTTTGCCAAGCAGCATATTTACCGAGCCATCTACATTCTTGAACGACCGGATTACGGAGTCCCTTCGCAAAACCTTCTGCCTCAAAGAATCTCTTACCGATAAGTGCCCCTTCTTTTTTTTTACCTGTGCAGGGCAATCCTGGTTAAACGCCAGCGCGGCGATCAAAAATAAACAGATGGTTTTAAATAGGTTTTGCATTATCAATTATACGCAATAGATGTTGTTGAAGTATAGCCGGCAACCAAATTGTTTTAACGCTGCAGCTAATTGGGCAATTATAACAATAACGGAATTAATAGCCCAAATGTGTTTTTTTTGGGTCTATCTTTATTATTTTTAGTCTAATGCCAAATTTATATATTATTGCGGGTTGCAATGGTGCTGGTAAAACAACGGCAAGTTACACTGTTTTACCCGAACTGCTTAACTGTTACGAGTTTGTTAATGCCGATAATATTGCGGCAGGGATTTCGCCGTTTAGCCCCGAAAGCGTGGCTTTGGGGGCAGGTAGGATTATGTTACAACGTATTGATGAACTTTTAAAGCAGAAGGTTGATTTTGCCATCGAAACAACATTATCCACCAGAAGTTATGTATCGATGATAAAAAAAGTTCAGCAAAACGGGTATAATGTAACCCCGCTTTATTTTTGGTTAAAATCGCCTCAAATGGCGATGCAACGGGTAGCCTTACGGGTAAGCGAGGGAGGGCATAATATACCCAAAGATGTGATAATTCGCAGATATTACGGGGGATTAAAAAATTTGATACAACTATATATTCCCATCTGCGACAAGTGGCTGGTTGTCAATAATACAAATGTTGAACCGATATTTGTTGCCAGGGGTGGGCTTCGGTTTGAAACAAGTATAATAAAAGCCGATATTTGGAGTACTATTTTAAAGCAAAGCGATGATAACGAAAGCAAATACTAATATGGATATTGATGAATTGTCATCAAAGGTTATGGAGGGTTTGAAAAGGGCTAACCGTAAATTGGTTGAAAACGCCGCTTTGAATGACAGAAGCCTCATTGTTGGCGATGATAGAGACGGCTTTAAAGCTGTTCCTGCAAAAGAGTTGTTAAAAAAACTGCCTAAATAATTACTTCCGGCGCTGTATTGGTTTTTTTGCTCTTTGCCAGACCCAG
The genomic region above belongs to Mucilaginibacter sp. KACC 22773 and contains:
- a CDS encoding mechanosensitive ion channel family protein, with the protein product MQNLFKTICLFLIAALAFNQDCPAQVKKKKGHLSVRDSLRQKVLRRDSVIRSFKNVDGSVNMLLGKIEDYTTSYVETNSDLSRGFDTLEISQELPTLEKRMALMRNAIDRSSTLGNLVTIRDIIDHLKNQMDSWEDQVTIYNNQLDAIHGKIADFKADTVLRNAPSDSSLRAKTIVQVQDLDAKWQTLDSNAKKSMIRIGLLENRISALSILLIDLDDRIDLKIHEFTVKALTNEYGFIWNPHKSKTPNDLGTAFAKTSRLVSLLYVYFITNKSNYVGHVVNLLILVAFFAWIYNSRKKIASLNTGYNDIFEQTNYIVKHPYLSTLTVFAIISPYLYDHATLAFAHTMFLIMMASIGILIKNNWPRPLYKFYVVLFTAAIFLCASSLMVLITYPDRIMLLILSSLVIYYSLQFLKDVKRNKEEYPPYTLRAIQIFIALHIFSVLLNIAGRFSLAKLLAVTATLNLCLAMGFYLLFQILMESLFLQLEGNKKTENSLTSFLDFKELQKKSKGFLIKITGILWLVALAKNLTIDDYIYDQVNDFLNSPHQVSSTAFTFRSILVFVIVIWISGLIARVISYFYDFAGQQTKLTPQAKKTRSSILLIRLTIFVVGFFVAITAAGIPMDRVTIIIGALGVGIGFGLQNIVNNLVSGVILAFEKPVQVGDIIEVSGKSGTIKEIGIRSSKIECGDGSELIVPNGDLISQHVVNWTLSNNNRRVELIIRVAYGTDVVKAEQILKTIIEGNDDIMKTPAPSVFLYNFSDTAIEFRAWFWAAEISKWLSLKSSVMRAIYIEFDKEGIEIPKGQKDIQVNFPGNFDNQAPPNQAGGAAVPSQGH
- a CDS encoding zeta toxin family protein, producing the protein MPNLYIIAGCNGAGKTTASYTVLPELLNCYEFVNADNIAAGISPFSPESVALGAGRIMLQRIDELLKQKVDFAIETTLSTRSYVSMIKKVQQNGYNVTPLYFWLKSPQMAMQRVALRVSEGGHNIPKDVIIRRYYGGLKNLIQLYIPICDKWLVVNNTNVEPIFVARGGLRFETSIIKADIWSTILKQSDDNESKY